From one Streptomyces sp. Q6 genomic stretch:
- a CDS encoding FadR/GntR family transcriptional regulator, with the protein MTSSPPVPSAHAGRDAHRTAVETLGHGIADGSYAIGAQLQPAALAAKLEIAEPTIGGALRVLAAKGLVTAPGVVRPQPEWNLLDSDVLRWLLTSGAPWPEGFFADLHELRRSVEPSAAALAAQHRSADDLTALDRAVTVMAATQQAGDPDPALAARADAVFHTTLLAASGNRFFAQLARVIVPALTARDRVVHAGPHHSPVPTHTEVAACVRERDADGAYTAMLELLDVSQLDDP; encoded by the coding sequence ATGACCAGCTCACCGCCGGTGCCGTCCGCGCATGCCGGGCGCGACGCGCACCGCACCGCGGTCGAGACCCTGGGGCACGGCATCGCCGACGGTTCGTACGCCATCGGCGCACAGCTCCAACCGGCCGCGCTGGCAGCCAAGTTGGAGATCGCCGAGCCGACGATCGGCGGGGCGCTGCGGGTGCTCGCCGCGAAGGGTCTGGTGACGGCGCCGGGTGTCGTGCGGCCGCAACCGGAGTGGAACCTGCTCGACAGCGACGTACTGCGCTGGCTCCTGACCTCGGGGGCGCCGTGGCCCGAAGGGTTCTTCGCCGATCTGCACGAGTTACGCCGGTCGGTGGAGCCGTCGGCCGCCGCGCTCGCCGCGCAGCACCGGTCGGCGGACGATCTGACCGCGCTCGACCGGGCGGTGACGGTGATGGCCGCGACGCAGCAGGCCGGCGACCCCGATCCGGCGCTCGCCGCGCGCGCGGATGCCGTGTTCCACACGACGCTGCTCGCCGCCTCCGGCAACCGGTTCTTCGCCCAACTGGCCCGGGTGATCGTCCCCGCCCTCACCGCCCGGGACCGGGTGGTGCACGCGGGCCCGCACCACTCGCCGGTGCCCACGCACACCGAGGTCGCGGCGTGCGTGCGGGAGCGGGACGCGGACGGCGCGTACACGGCGATGCTGGAACTCCTGGACGTCTCTCAACTGGACGACCCGTAG
- a CDS encoding zinc ribbon domain-containing protein yields the protein MPRYEYRCRTCGDTFELTRPMAESAAPATCPTGHPDTVKLLSTVAVSGVATPSAPAPSSGGGGGGCCGGGCCA from the coding sequence ATGCCTCGCTACGAGTACCGCTGCCGCACCTGCGGCGACACGTTCGAACTGACCCGCCCCATGGCCGAGTCCGCGGCCCCGGCCACGTGCCCCACCGGCCACCCCGACACGGTGAAACTCCTGTCGACGGTAGCGGTGTCGGGCGTCGCCACCCCGTCGGCCCCGGCCCCGTCGTCCGGCGGCGGAGGCGGCGGCTGCTGCGGAGGCGGCTGCTGCGCCTGA
- a CDS encoding HAD family hydrolase, producing the protein MTVVASDLDRTLIYSAGALGLTVPDAEAPRLLCVEVYQGKPLSYVTEEAAALLVELGRRAVFVPTTTRTREQYGRVRLPGPAPTYAICANGGHLLVDGVSDPQWRAAVGERLDAECAPLEEVRERMVRSADAAWLLKERVAEDLFAYLVVERALLPDGWVKELGAWADGVGWTVSLQGRKVYAVPKPLTKGAAVAEVARRVGAGQVLGAGDSLLDADLLEVADRGWRPGHGELAEAGWAAPGVTVLAERGVVAGEAVLRGFLGAV; encoded by the coding sequence GTGACGGTCGTCGCCAGTGATCTCGACCGTACGCTCATCTACTCCGCCGGCGCGCTCGGTCTGACCGTGCCGGACGCCGAGGCGCCGCGGCTGCTCTGCGTCGAGGTCTACCAGGGCAAGCCGCTGTCGTACGTCACCGAGGAGGCCGCCGCGCTGCTGGTGGAGCTCGGGCGGCGCGCGGTGTTCGTCCCTACGACGACGCGGACGCGCGAGCAGTACGGGCGGGTGCGGTTGCCCGGCCCCGCGCCCACGTACGCGATCTGCGCCAACGGCGGGCACCTGCTGGTCGACGGGGTGTCCGATCCGCAGTGGCGGGCCGCTGTCGGGGAGCGGCTGGACGCCGAGTGCGCGCCGCTCGAAGAGGTGCGGGAGCGGATGGTGCGGTCCGCCGACGCGGCGTGGCTGCTGAAGGAGCGGGTCGCGGAGGACCTGTTCGCGTACCTCGTGGTCGAGCGGGCGCTGCTGCCCGACGGGTGGGTCAAGGAGCTCGGCGCCTGGGCCGACGGGGTCGGGTGGACCGTGTCGCTCCAGGGGCGGAAGGTGTACGCCGTGCCGAAGCCGTTGACCAAGGGCGCGGCGGTCGCGGAGGTCGCCCGGCGGGTCGGGGCGGGGCAGGTGCTCGGTGCCGGTGACTCGCTGCTGGACGCGGATCTGCTGGAGGTCGCGGACCGTGGATGGCGGCCGGGGCATGGGGAGTTGGCCGAGGCGGGGTGGGCCGCGCCCGGCGTCACGGTGCTTGCGGAGCGGGGGGTTGTCGCGGGGGAGGCCGTGTTGCGGGGGTTCTTGGGCGCGGTGTGA
- a CDS encoding phosphoribosyltransferase, with product MPHRMTDVDPRDGRTVEWSGTWVAERLGVELTGDQELTGLLGLALRRNPKRAHLLVSNVLGKHVPQSPTVVWRSGHELGVRVRGLLGDEAARRAVVLGYAETATGLGHSVADGLELAPYLHSTRRPVQGVASAGGFEESHSHATSHLLLPEDPQLLAGDGPLVLVDDEFSTGNTVLNTIRALHALYPRDRYVIVALVDMRSPGDQGRLEGFAREIGARVDLVVTARGSVRLPDGVLEKGKALVAAHEGAATPAPRRERGEIVRLDALGWPDGVPDGGRHGFTPRHRAELVAALPGMAARIAPHLGEGRVLVLGNEELMYAPLRLATALEDAGADVAYSTTTRSPVLAVDDPGYAIRSRLVFPAHDAPADGPGERYAYNVAGGGFDTAVVVLDSAGDTPELAAPGGLLDRVAEHVRRVVVVVVPSYVPPYAASSVPPRASSRAPSLVPQERPSMPLPEPLRGPDFSSYAPEEVGWLLQDLSDVRLEAPTEEREEAVQSGGAHYAESLPVEYQPTEQYQELFHAALDTSAARIAHAVGVVTETVLAERSPRPVLVSLARAGTPVGVLMRRWAQARHGIELPHYAVSIVRGRGIDANALRWLAAHHDPTDVVFVDGWTGKGAITRELAAAVEEFEAAGGPAGFDPEIAVLADPGSCVRTYGTREDFLIPSACLNSTVSGLISRTVLRADLVGPGDYHGAKFYRELAGSDVSGRFLDVVEERFAQVGDAVDAAVKELLGADRTPTWEGWAAVERISEEYGIHDVNLVKPGVGETTRVLLRRVPWKILARAGAGADLEHVRLLAEQRGVPVEEVAELPYTCVGLIHPRFTRGATGADGRAVAAK from the coding sequence ATGCCTCACCGCATGACCGACGTGGACCCGAGGGACGGACGAACAGTGGAGTGGTCGGGTACGTGGGTCGCCGAGCGGCTCGGGGTCGAGCTGACCGGGGACCAGGAGCTGACCGGGCTGCTCGGGCTCGCGCTGCGGCGCAACCCCAAGCGCGCGCATCTGCTCGTGTCGAACGTGCTGGGCAAGCACGTGCCGCAGAGCCCCACCGTGGTGTGGCGCTCCGGCCACGAACTGGGCGTACGAGTACGGGGTCTGCTCGGTGACGAGGCGGCGCGGCGCGCCGTCGTGCTCGGGTACGCCGAGACCGCGACCGGCCTCGGCCACTCGGTCGCCGACGGCCTGGAGCTCGCCCCGTACCTGCACTCCACGCGCCGCCCCGTCCAGGGCGTCGCCAGCGCGGGCGGCTTCGAGGAGTCGCACTCGCACGCGACCTCCCACCTGCTGCTCCCGGAGGATCCCCAACTGCTGGCCGGGGACGGGCCCTTGGTCCTCGTGGACGACGAGTTCTCCACGGGGAACACGGTCCTCAACACCATCCGGGCACTGCACGCGCTGTACCCGCGCGACCGCTACGTCATCGTCGCTCTCGTCGACATGCGCTCGCCCGGCGACCAGGGGCGGCTCGAAGGGTTCGCCCGGGAGATCGGCGCCCGCGTCGATCTCGTGGTCACCGCGCGCGGCTCGGTGCGGCTGCCCGACGGGGTCCTGGAGAAGGGGAAGGCGCTGGTCGCCGCCCACGAGGGCGCCGCGACGCCCGCGCCCCGGCGCGAGCGCGGCGAGATCGTGCGGCTCGACGCGCTCGGCTGGCCGGACGGGGTGCCGGACGGCGGACGGCACGGGTTCACCCCGCGACACCGTGCCGAGCTGGTGGCGGCGCTGCCCGGTATGGCCGCGCGTATTGCCCCGCACCTCGGCGAGGGACGCGTCCTCGTCCTGGGCAACGAGGAGTTGATGTACGCGCCGCTGCGCCTGGCCACCGCCCTGGAGGACGCCGGCGCCGACGTCGCGTACTCCACCACCACCCGCTCCCCGGTCCTCGCCGTCGACGATCCCGGCTACGCGATCCGCAGCCGCCTCGTCTTCCCCGCGCACGACGCACCGGCCGACGGGCCCGGCGAGCGGTACGCGTACAACGTGGCGGGCGGCGGCTTCGACACCGCCGTCGTCGTCCTCGACTCGGCCGGTGACACACCCGAACTGGCCGCGCCCGGCGGGTTGTTGGACCGTGTCGCCGAGCACGTGCGTCGCGTCGTCGTGGTCGTCGTCCCCTCGTACGTTCCCCCGTACGCCGCTTCGTCCGTCCCGCCGCGTGCCTCCTCGCGCGCTCCCTCCCTCGTCCCTCAGGAAAGGCCGTCCATGCCGTTGCCCGAGCCGCTGCGCGGCCCCGACTTCTCCTCGTACGCACCCGAAGAGGTCGGCTGGCTGCTCCAGGACCTCTCGGACGTACGGCTCGAAGCGCCCACCGAGGAGCGCGAGGAGGCCGTCCAGAGCGGCGGCGCGCACTACGCGGAGTCGCTGCCCGTCGAGTACCAACCCACCGAGCAGTACCAGGAGTTGTTCCACGCGGCGCTCGACACATCCGCCGCGCGGATCGCGCACGCGGTGGGCGTCGTGACCGAGACGGTGCTCGCGGAGCGCTCGCCGCGCCCCGTCCTGGTGTCGCTCGCGCGGGCCGGGACGCCCGTCGGCGTGCTGATGCGACGCTGGGCGCAGGCCCGGCACGGGATCGAGCTGCCGCACTACGCCGTGTCCATCGTGCGCGGGCGCGGCATCGACGCGAACGCGCTGCGGTGGCTCGCCGCGCACCACGACCCGACGGACGTCGTGTTCGTCGACGGCTGGACCGGCAAGGGTGCCATCACGCGTGAACTCGCCGCCGCCGTAGAGGAGTTCGAGGCCGCGGGCGGACCCGCGGGCTTCGACCCGGAGATCGCCGTGCTCGCCGACCCCGGGTCGTGCGTGCGCACGTACGGGACGCGGGAGGACTTCCTCATACCCTCCGCCTGCCTCAACTCGACCGTGTCCGGGCTGATTTCACGCACCGTGCTCCGCGCCGACCTGGTCGGTCCCGGGGACTACCACGGCGCCAAGTTCTACCGGGAGCTGGCCGGTTCGGATGTGTCGGGGCGGTTCCTCGACGTGGTGGAGGAGCGGTTCGCGCAGGTCGGCGACGCGGTCGACGCCGCCGTGAAGGAACTGCTCGGCGCGGACCGTACACCCACGTGGGAGGGCTGGGCCGCCGTCGAGCGGATCAGCGAGGAGTACGGCATCCACGACGTGAACCTGGTGAAGCCGGGGGTCGGCGAGACGACCCGGGTGCTGCTGCGGCGCGTGCCGTGGAAGATCCTCGCGCGGGCCGGGGCGGGCGCCGATCTGGAGCATGTGCGGCTGCTCGCCGAGCAGCGCGGTGTGCCGGTCGAGGAGGTCGCCGAACTCCCGTACACCTGCGTGGGGTTGATCCATCCACGGTTCACGCGCGGGGCCACTGGAGCGGACGGCAGGGCGGTGGCGGCGAAGTGA
- a CDS encoding HpcH/HpaI aldolase/citrate lyase family protein → MRHFGHIAPAVRERLFHQEPTAFTADSAPRMLAAALGATLYSPATRPSLADDVLKQAGRGVVSMVLCLEDSIDDAEVSGAEDNLVRQFADLHGRPGVEPPLLFIRVRTPDQIADLVRRLGPAVELLSGFVLPKFTEERGVPFLEALTAAEAATGRRLFAMPVLESPELLHLETRTETLAGISRTVDKYRDRVLALRLGVTDFCSAYGLRRPPDMTAYDVQIVASVIGEVVNLLGRADGTGFTVTGPVWEYFRHQERMFKPQLRRSPFLEEGAEPLRQALIEHDLDGLLREIELDRANGLLGKTCIHPSHVLPVHALSVVSHEEYSDAADILRPERGGGGVLRSAYTNKMNEVKPHRAWAERTLQRAEAFGVAREDVGFVELLTAGLPAA, encoded by the coding sequence ATGCGTCATTTCGGGCACATCGCCCCTGCGGTGCGGGAACGTCTGTTCCATCAGGAGCCGACGGCCTTCACCGCGGACTCCGCGCCCCGCATGCTCGCGGCGGCGCTCGGCGCCACGCTCTACAGCCCCGCAACCCGGCCGTCCCTCGCCGACGACGTCCTCAAGCAGGCCGGCCGCGGCGTCGTCTCCATGGTCCTGTGCCTGGAGGACTCGATCGACGACGCGGAGGTGTCCGGGGCCGAGGACAACCTGGTGCGACAGTTCGCCGACCTCCACGGGCGGCCCGGGGTCGAGCCGCCCCTGCTGTTCATCCGCGTCCGGACGCCCGACCAGATAGCCGATCTCGTACGCCGTCTCGGCCCCGCCGTGGAACTGCTGTCCGGATTCGTTCTGCCGAAGTTCACCGAGGAGCGGGGCGTTCCGTTCCTGGAGGCCCTGACCGCGGCCGAGGCGGCCACGGGGCGGCGGCTTTTCGCCATGCCGGTCCTGGAGTCGCCCGAGCTGCTCCACCTGGAGACGCGCACCGAGACCCTCGCCGGGATATCCCGCACCGTCGACAAGTACCGCGACCGCGTCCTCGCGCTGCGCCTCGGCGTCACCGACTTCTGCTCCGCGTACGGACTGCGCAGACCCCCGGACATGACGGCGTACGACGTCCAGATCGTGGCCTCCGTCATCGGTGAAGTGGTCAATCTCCTCGGGAGGGCCGACGGCACCGGCTTCACGGTGACCGGCCCGGTCTGGGAGTACTTCCGCCATCAGGAGCGGATGTTCAAGCCGCAACTACGGCGCAGCCCCTTCCTCGAAGAGGGCGCCGAACCGTTGCGCCAGGCACTCATCGAGCACGATCTGGACGGCCTGCTGCGCGAGATCGAGCTGGACCGGGCCAACGGCCTGCTCGGCAAGACCTGCATCCACCCCTCGCACGTACTGCCCGTCCACGCGCTGTCCGTCGTCAGCCACGAGGAGTACAGCGACGCGGCGGACATCCTGCGGCCCGAGCGGGGCGGCGGCGGGGTCCTCAGGTCCGCGTACACGAACAAGATGAACGAGGTGAAGCCGCACCGCGCCTGGGCCGAGCGGACGTTGCAGCGCGCCGAGGCGTTCGGTGTGGCCCGCGAGGACGTCGGCTTCGTCGAGCTGCTGACGGCGGGACTGCCCGCCGCATGA
- a CDS encoding TerD family protein, with the protein MTHAMLKGANVPLDATAVRAVLRWSPGQGVPDVDASALLLGPDGRVRSDEDFVFYNQPRHPSGKVWRLGKKRVPEGLTDTVQADLSGIAPEVSRVLLVASADDITFENVPALRMFVYDAASDGSEPVAHFDIKPETGAETALICGELYRRGDGWRLRAVGEGYSNGLVGLATDFGISVDESAEPATAEPAPAPQPAAPSFPLPPQQPPGYGYPPTPATQPAPPSQPAYGYPQPVAAVAVPDPAFRLPPQGPQFIGR; encoded by the coding sequence ATGACGCACGCGATGCTCAAGGGGGCGAACGTCCCGCTCGACGCCACGGCTGTGCGCGCCGTGCTCCGCTGGTCCCCGGGGCAGGGCGTGCCGGACGTGGACGCCTCGGCGCTCCTGCTCGGCCCGGACGGACGGGTCCGCTCGGACGAGGACTTCGTCTTCTACAACCAGCCGCGACACCCTTCGGGGAAGGTCTGGCGGCTCGGCAAGAAGCGGGTTCCCGAGGGCCTGACCGACACCGTGCAGGCGGACCTCTCCGGCATCGCGCCCGAGGTCTCCCGGGTACTCCTGGTCGCCTCCGCCGACGACATCACGTTCGAGAACGTCCCGGCGCTGCGCATGTTCGTCTACGACGCCGCCTCCGACGGCTCGGAACCGGTGGCGCACTTCGACATCAAGCCGGAGACCGGCGCCGAGACCGCGCTGATCTGCGGCGAGCTGTACCGGCGCGGTGACGGCTGGCGGCTGCGCGCGGTCGGCGAGGGCTATTCGAACGGTCTGGTGGGCCTCGCGACGGACTTCGGCATCTCGGTCGACGAGTCCGCCGAACCGGCCACGGCCGAGCCCGCGCCCGCCCCGCAGCCCGCCGCCCCGTCCTTCCCGCTGCCGCCCCAGCAGCCTCCTGGCTACGGCTACCCGCCGACCCCGGCCACCCAGCCCGCCCCGCCGTCGCAGCCCGCCTACGGCTACCCGCAGCCGGTGGCGGCGGTGGCCGTGCCGGATCCGGCCTTCCGGCTCCCGCCGCAGGGTCCGCAGTTCATCGGCCGGTGA